The sequence GGTGCCGCCCTGTTTCTCGGTCATGGCCATGCCGATGGTGGCGCCGGCCTTGTGGGCGATACCGACGTTACGCGGGTCGTATTCGGTGTTGAGGATTTTCGGCAACCAGACGTCGGCCAGGTCCGGTTGCAAGCGCAGGGCTGGAACACAGGCAAAGGTCATGGTCAGCGGGCAGCCGGTGCCGGCTTCGGCCTGACTGTGCAAGTAGGTCATGGCCGCGCGAGCGACATGCGCGCCAGGTTGCGGGTGGGCCCAGGGCAGCGACGGCAAGCCATGTTCGATGGCCGTACGCATCAGCTCATGATAAGCAGGATGAAACTCCACCTGGTCAATACGATGGCCATAGCGGTCATGGCTGTTGAACACTGGCTTGTTCTCATTAGCCAGGAACCCGGCCGCCATCAACGGCCCTCCCGCCAGCGCACCATAGGCATCGATCCGTTCCTGGGCCCAACCGGCACCGAAACGGCGGGACCAGTCTTGCAGGGGCAAATCGATGCGGTACAGGTTGGTGCCGTCCAGGGACGGCGGCTGGTTGGTGACGTCGTGGGTTTCGGCGAACTGGTGCAGATTCATGACGGGCCTCCTGAAAAAGTGGCCTCGTTGCCTGAAGCCTGAATTTCAGTTAAGCACCGTCGCCGGCGTTAAAAAAGTGGCATAAGCGCCTAACTGTCGGCGCTTTCGCCCTCAACTGCAGACGACAGCCGACGTTCCAATACCGCTTGCAAGGCTTCAAACCGTACCGGCTTAACCAACCGGTCAGTGATGCCAACGCCATGGCAGTGTTCACGCTCGGGACTTTGCAGCGAAGTGCTCAAGGTAATCACCGGCAGCTCACCGCATCCCGGCAACGCGCGGATCTGGCAACACAGGGAAAACCCGCCCTCCGGTACATCCAGCAGCACGGCATCGAAGGTGCCGTCCTGCAACAACGCCAACGCCGCCGGCCCGTTGTCGACCGTCTTCACTCGGTAGCCGAGCTTGAGCAGCATGCCACGCACCACCAACTGCGCCACGCTGTTGTCGTCCACCAGCAACACCGTGCAGTCCTGAGGCGCACGCGGGGGGTCGGACACACGACAAGGTGCTGAAGGCTCGACCGGAACCGGGCTGACCTCCAGTTCTAATTGGAAGCGGCTGCCCCGGCGAGGTTCGGAGTGATGGGTCAAGCGCCCACCCAATAGCTCGATCAGTTGCCGGCAGATCGCCAGGCCGATGCCCAAGCCGCCGTATTCGCGGGTCATGGAGCCATCGAGCTGGAAAAAGCGCTGATACAGAGTCGCTTCGTCCAGGTAGGCGAAGCCGATACCAGTGTCGGTGACAATAAAAGTCAGGCGCAGGTGGCTGTCCGCGGTAATCAGCCCGACCACCCGCACCCGCACAGTCCCTTCCCGGGTGAACTTGAAGGCGTTGTCCAGCAGGCATTCCAGGCACTGCACCAACTTGTCCGCGTCGCCCTCCACGCGATCGGGCAACTCGTCTGCGACATCAATGGAAAATTCCAGCCCCTTGCTCTGGGCATTGGCCAAAAACCGCTGACGCAAGGTGTCGAGCAAGCCCCGCAAGCTGAACACCTGGGACTGAGCATGGAGGCGACCGGCCTGCAGCTCAGTCAGGGTGAGGATGCCGTTGACCATGCGCATCATGTCTCGCGCCGAACCTGCGGCAGTTTGCTGGTACTGCGCCAACTCTCCGTCCAGCGGCTCGGTCTGCATCAGTTCCAGCGAGCCGATCACACCATTCATCGGCGTGCGCAGTTCGTGGGTCAAGGTGGCGAGAAACTCGTCCTTCAACTGGTTGCTGCGGGCCAGTTGCTGGTTGAGCGCTTCGAGCTTCTGGCTGGCATCGAGCAGGATTTGCGCTTGCTGCTCGCGCATCGAGTTAATGCGGTCCGCCAAGGCCAGGGATAGCAACGCGACTTCCAGGGCTGAGCCGATCTGGCTGGCGTACATGGTCAGAAACACATTTGGCAGGTACCCCAGCACCATCAACGTATTGACCACCCCGCCAACCAGGAACGCCGACCAGGCGATGATGAAGTAACGCGCCATTCGCTGGCCGCAGTACCAGGCCTTGATGGCCGCGACAAAGATCGTCACGGTAAAGATCAGCGCCAGGCCAGTGGCCAGCCGCAACGCCAAGGCGTAGCTGGTCAGCAATGCCAACACCATCACCCCCGCGCCACACGCCGCCAGCCCCACCAGCAGCCGGTTGAGCCAGCGACTGTAAAGCGCGGTATGCAGGAAGCTGCGAGCGAACAGACTGCCAAAGAGCGCAGCCGAACCAATCAGAAAGGGAACCGCAGCATTGGCCCACCATGGACTGTTGGGCCAGAAATACTGCACGGCGACGCCGTTTACCGACAGTTGGTACAAGCCGAACGAGGCGATGTAGAGGATGTAATAGAGGTAACTGGTATCGCGCACGCTGAGGTAGATAAACAGGTTGTAGATCAGCATCCCCAGCAATACGCCGTAGATCACGCCCAACACATATAAGCGCAGCGGTTGCTGCTCCAGGTACGCGGTACTCGACCAGAGAGTCAACGGCGCCTGGATCGAGCCCTGGCTTTGCAGGCGCAGGTACAGGGTTTCCTGCTGATCGGGGGCAAACTCCAGCTTGAACAGATAGTTGCTCTGGCGAATCTCACGGCTGGAAAAAGGCATCGCGCTGCCCGTGCGAGCGGCCAGACGATAACCACCCGCGCCATCGGTTTGATACAGATCCAGGTGATTCAGCGGCGGATAGGCCAACTCCAGCAGCCAGGTGCGTGGCGCGTGAGGACTCTTGGGGAGGTAATGCAGGTTGACCTTGAGCCAGAACACCGAGCGCGAATAGCCGGCATTGAGGGTGGCTTTGTCATGGGGTTTGAATCGGTCGGCGTTGCCTTGGGAACTGACATCCTTGATGTCGAGGTTGCCACTCGGGTCTTCGAGCACTTGCATCACCTGGCCCAACGGCAGGCTTCGGGTGGTGTCTGTGAACTCGACTGCGCCGGCCAGCATCGGCAGCCCGCACCACAGTAACATCAGCAAATAGCGCATAGAGCCCCAGCGTGGCCTGTCCGGTTCTGTCAAAAGCCCCCATTCCTTTTGAGAAGACGTATACCGGCATTACAGTTATTGTTTGAAACCACTCTAGCATAGCCGGTAAAGGCCAATGGACACCATTGAAATTAAAATTTGAAAGGCTCTAGGACGGGCGTTCCATAACGTTTCCCGCCAGTTTTTGATGACTTCCCAGGACCGCCCACACGCCTTTTCGGCAGTGAAATTCAACCCGCGCCCAACAGCCACGCAAAAAGCGTTTGGTGGTAAGCTCGCGCACCATGAATATCTACAGCTCCCGCCCCGTTGTCCTCTGTCTCTCCGGCCATGATCCCAGTGGTGGCGCCGGCTTGCAGGCAGATATCGAAGCCCTGCTCGCCCAGGGCTGTCATGCGGCTCCGGCCGTCACCGCGTTGACTGTGCAGAACACCGTCAATGTCAGCGATTTCCGCGTGCTTGACCGCGAGTGGGTGCTGGCCCAGGCCAACGCCGTGCTCGGCGACTCCCAAGTGGCTGCGGTCAAGCTGGGCATGCTCGGTTCCACAGCCATGGTCGACACCGTCGTCGAGTTGCTCAAGGAGCACCCGCATCTACCGGTGGTCTGCGACCCGGTGCTGCGCGCCGGTGGCGGTGGCA is a genomic window of Pseudomonas sp. ADAK18 containing:
- a CDS encoding 7TM diverse intracellular signaling domain-containing protein, which codes for MRYLLMLLWCGLPMLAGAVEFTDTTRSLPLGQVMQVLEDPSGNLDIKDVSSQGNADRFKPHDKATLNAGYSRSVFWLKVNLHYLPKSPHAPRTWLLELAYPPLNHLDLYQTDGAGGYRLAARTGSAMPFSSREIRQSNYLFKLEFAPDQQETLYLRLQSQGSIQAPLTLWSSTAYLEQQPLRLYVLGVIYGVLLGMLIYNLFIYLSVRDTSYLYYILYIASFGLYQLSVNGVAVQYFWPNSPWWANAAVPFLIGSAALFGSLFARSFLHTALYSRWLNRLLVGLAACGAGVMVLALLTSYALALRLATGLALIFTVTIFVAAIKAWYCGQRMARYFIIAWSAFLVGGVVNTLMVLGYLPNVFLTMYASQIGSALEVALLSLALADRINSMREQQAQILLDASQKLEALNQQLARSNQLKDEFLATLTHELRTPMNGVIGSLELMQTEPLDGELAQYQQTAAGSARDMMRMVNGILTLTELQAGRLHAQSQVFSLRGLLDTLRQRFLANAQSKGLEFSIDVADELPDRVEGDADKLVQCLECLLDNAFKFTREGTVRVRVVGLITADSHLRLTFIVTDTGIGFAYLDEATLYQRFFQLDGSMTREYGGLGIGLAICRQLIELLGGRLTHHSEPRRGSRFQLELEVSPVPVEPSAPCRVSDPPRAPQDCTVLLVDDNSVAQLVVRGMLLKLGYRVKTVDNGPAALALLQDGTFDAVLLDVPEGGFSLCCQIRALPGCGELPVITLSTSLQSPEREHCHGVGITDRLVKPVRFEALQAVLERRLSSAVEGESADS